The stretch of DNA CTCCGCAGCGACGGCTCCTATCAGGACGTCGGCGGCGACGAGGTGCGGGACCAGGGAACCTGGAGCTACGACGAACAGAACCGCATCTGCTTCGACAGCAGTATGGAAAACGACAACGACCAGTGTTGGGACGGCCCGCCGCAACCCGTGGGGAACGGACAGTCCTACGTCGCGAATTCGGATACGGGCATGAGCATGGAGCTGACGCGCACCACCTATCGGCCCGCGGCACGCGAAGCGCCTGGCAGCTGACGGGGGCGCCAAGCCGCCTCGATGAAGCAATTCCGTAACAAATTAGCGGCCTCTTTCGCATAGCCCTTTGATTCGACGAACGAAACGTTAGGTTCGACGAACACTTTTGCCGAAGGAGTGATTCGAATGTCCGTAATCCTGTCCCTCACCCTCGCTGCCCTGATCCAGGATGCGCCGCAGACCGTGGTCTCGGCGGGTCCGGAATATGAGGAAAAGCAGGGAATCTATGACATCAGCTTTCGCAACCAGCCGGTTGCCGTCGCCGTCCTCGGCGCAGATGGGAGCTATATCCAGGTCGATCCCAAGGGCGAGCGGGTTACCGGCACCTACGAACTGAAAGGCAAGGATCTTTGCTATCAGCCCGACGAGGGCGAGCAGACCTGCTGGTTCCAGACCAGCCGCGAGAACGACGGATGGCGCAAGCTCGTCAATCGCAAGAACGACGTCGAAGTCTGGATGAAGCGCCGCGAGAACTAGGTCGCCGTCGACCGTCGGCGCTCGGACGCCGACGGTCCACGATCGCTTCGATTTCCCTGCCCGATCTTAAGGTGCCGGTGAGACTTTGTGCCTAATCCTCGGTTCATGGGAAATCCGGGGAATACGCATGAAGAAGATTGTCTGGCTGCCGTTCCTTTTGTGCGCGGGCTGCTCGTCCGAGCCGCAGGGCGACAGAACGACCGAGTTTTCTCGACCACCGTTCATGGCGACATCGGTGGCGATGGCTCCGTCCTGGACCCCGGCTCGTGCCGACCGTTCCGCGAGCGAAGCCATACTTCCACCATCCGGAAACTATGAATTTCGCGCTGGCGACGGCCAATCCGTCCCTCTCCGTATCGACGGCGGACGCCTCGCCGTCCGCAAGGAGGGGCGAACGATGGAAGGTCGACTGAAGATCGTGGGCGATCAGCTATGCCTGTCCGCGGGTGACGGCCGGCCGGACTGCATGCGCCGCAGTGCGGACGGAGACTGGTCGGACGACCGGGTCCGCCGCGGCGGAATTCGCCTCCTGCCGCGCTAGTCCTGCCGCGCTAGTTGATTTCTTCGTTCTCGTCGGCGCCCCAGACGTCGTCCTGCGACACCCACCCTTCGCGCTCGCCGAAGCGAACGAGACAGGCGTTTCCGTTACATTCCTCGACCCGTCCCACCACACCGGGTTCGGCGCGGTAGCGGGTCGGACTGTTCGCGCTGTCGCTCGCCCGAACGGCGATCGGCGCCTCGGCGGTGACCAGCACGGTCCGGCGGTCCGACAGCAACGCGACGGCCATCCAGCCCGTCGTGCCGTCGGGATCCTCGATCTTGCGCCAGTTGTCGTAACGCTGGACCACCTTCACCGGCAGATCGCGTCGCTGGTAAAGCCAGATACCGGGAAAATTCCGACCCGGGCCGGTGCGCATCATCGCCTGCCCCGACGAGATGCTGGCCCAATAGGGCACGGCGCGGTCTTCCTGCGCCGACGCGGAGGTGGACAGCATCACGGCCGCCATCGCGGCGGTAGGGAGCATCCACCGCCCCGCTGCCGTCCGCCAATCGACCATCACGCGCCCTCCAGAATACGGTCGACCAACTGCCCGACGGTCGGCACGAACCCGTTGGAGTAGAAGGGGTCCTGCTTGAACCGGTAGGCGGCGTGGCCCGCGAACATCAGATTTTCGTCGATCGGGCCGCCATGCGCGATGTCCTGCAGCGTTTTTTGAATGCAGAAGCTGCGCGGATCGGCCAGCCGGCCGGTCGTGTTCTTCTCGTTGTCGGCCCAGCTGGAAAAGCTGCATTGCGACAGGCAGCCCATGCAGTCCGCCTGATCCTTGCGGATCATGTCGCGCTCTTCCTCACTCGCGAAGACGAGCGTGTCGGCGGGTGTCTTCATCGCTTCGGTATGCCCCGCCGCATGCCATTCGCGCGCCTTCTGAAGATCGGCCTTGGTCACCCAATATTGCTTGCGGCCCTTGATCCCGACGTCGAGCGCGAACTGGTGGTCGCCCTCCTGTTCCTTGGTAAACGGAATCTGCCGTTCCGACCGCGCCTCCAGGCTTTTCAGAAAGGGGTTTCGGACCGCACTGGAATAGAAGCCGGTGGGAGAGAATTTGTGCAACAGCACGTCGCCCTCCTCCAGCTCCATCAACCGCGCCTTCCATTCGGGCGGGATCGGGCTTTCCTGCGTCAGCAGCGGGCGCGTTCCGAACTGGAAGGCGATCGGCCCCAGTTCTTCATTCTCGATCCAGTCGTTCCATTCGTCGAGCCGCCACACGCCGCCCGCCATTACGATCGGGACTTCGGGCGCATCGTTCTCGCGCATCATCTTCCGCAACTCGGCAACGCGCGGGTAGGGATCCTGCGGTTCGCGCGGATTCTCGGCATTGGACAAGCCATTGTGTCCGCCCGCCAGCCACGGATCCTCGTACACCACGGCGCCGAGACCGTCGGGATGCTTCGAATAAGCGCGTTTCCAGAGTGCGCGGAACGCCCGTCCCGACGAGATGATCGGAAGATATTTCACGCCATGTTCGCGCGCGATCTCGCTCAACCGGTAGGGCATGCCCGCGCCGCAGGTGACGCCGTCGACTATGTCCGCGCAATTGTCGAGCAGGCCCTCGAGTACCCGTTCCGCACCGCCCATTTCCCACAGCACGTTGACGTTGATCGCGCCTTCGCCGTTCGCCAGTTCGTGCGCCTTGGTGACCTGCGCGGTTGCACCATCGATCGCATACTGGACCAGTTCCTCGTGCCGCCCGCGACGGGTCATTTCCTCGTAGACCTGCGGAATGATCCGGCCCTCGGGGTCGTAGCTGTCGGCATTGACCGCACTGACCGTGCCGATGCCGCCCGCAGCCGCCCACGCGCCCGACGAAGCATGATTGGTCGCGCTGACCCCCTTGCCGCCTTCGATCAGCGGCCAGACGGACTTTCCATTATACTCGATCTTCTTGAGGCCTTTGAACGCCACACGTCTCTCCTGACACTGGTGTTAGGCGCTATAGCAGCCGTATCGGCCGCTACAATGGCGGCTTAATCGCTGAGCGCGAAATCCAGCCCGATATCGACCGCCGGCGCGCCCATCGTGATCTTGCTGGTCGAGATGAAATCGACCCCCGTTTCCGCAACCGCCCGGATCGTGGACAGATCGATACCGCCGGAGGCTTCCAGCGGGACGCGCCCTCCGACCAGCGCCACCGCTTCGCGAAGGACATCGGGCGGCATGTTGTCGAGCAGCAAGCGGTTCGCTCCTGCGGCCAAGGCGGGCTCGATTTGATCGATCCGGTCGACCTCGACCTGGACGTCCAGTCCGTGATCGGCACCTG from Sphingomicrobium sp. XHP0239 encodes:
- a CDS encoding SH3 domain-containing protein gives rise to the protein MVDWRTAAGRWMLPTAAMAAVMLSTSASAQEDRAVPYWASISSGQAMMRTGPGRNFPGIWLYQRRDLPVKVVQRYDNWRKIEDPDGTTGWMAVALLSDRRTVLVTAEAPIAVRASDSANSPTRYRAEPGVVGRVEECNGNACLVRFGEREGWVSQDDVWGADENEEIN
- a CDS encoding NAD(P)H-dependent flavin oxidoreductase, yielding MAFKGLKKIEYNGKSVWPLIEGGKGVSATNHASSGAWAAAGGIGTVSAVNADSYDPEGRIIPQVYEEMTRRGRHEELVQYAIDGATAQVTKAHELANGEGAINVNVLWEMGGAERVLEGLLDNCADIVDGVTCGAGMPYRLSEIAREHGVKYLPIISSGRAFRALWKRAYSKHPDGLGAVVYEDPWLAGGHNGLSNAENPREPQDPYPRVAELRKMMRENDAPEVPIVMAGGVWRLDEWNDWIENEELGPIAFQFGTRPLLTQESPIPPEWKARLMELEEGDVLLHKFSPTGFYSSAVRNPFLKSLEARSERQIPFTKEQEGDHQFALDVGIKGRKQYWVTKADLQKAREWHAAGHTEAMKTPADTLVFASEEERDMIRKDQADCMGCLSQCSFSSWADNEKNTTGRLADPRSFCIQKTLQDIAHGGPIDENLMFAGHAAYRFKQDPFYSNGFVPTVGQLVDRILEGA